From one Lolium rigidum isolate FL_2022 chromosome 4, APGP_CSIRO_Lrig_0.1, whole genome shotgun sequence genomic stretch:
- the LOC124707742 gene encoding 12-oxophytodienoate reductase 1-like isoform X1 encodes MEATPLLSAHKMGEFNLTNRVVLAPLGRCRSYGSLPQPHNVLYYEQRAAQGVLLIAEANAVSETSRGYPHMPGLWSQEQVEAWKPVVDVVHAKGAIFFCQIWHHGRVSPPEFQPNGQAPISSTDKKVTPQVIHDGSIVEFAAPRSLKTVEIPDIVNEFRIAAKNAIKAGFDGVEIHAANGYLIDQFMKDGINDRTDEYGGSLENRCLFAAEVIVAVAAEIGADRLGVRLSPFADYMDCVDSDPEALALHMICIMNGIGILYCHVVEPRMCVNENDGKLMIPHRLLPFRKAFKGTFMVNGGYDREEGDKAIADGYADLVAYGRLFLANPDLPERFRKNASLNKYDRSTFYTPDPVVGYTDYPFLDADVKEILE; translated from the exons ATGGAGGCGACTCCTCTCCTGTCGGCACACAAGATGGGTGAATTCAACCTGACGAACAG AGTTGTTCTAGCGCCACTGGGCCGGTGCAGGTCGTACGGGAGCCTTCCCCAGCCGCACAACGTTCTGTATTACGAGCAGAGGGCGGCGCAGGGCGTCCTCCTCATTGCGGAGGCCAACGCCGTGTCCGAGACCTCGCGGGGTTACCCACACATGCCTGGCCTGTGGAGCCAGGAGCAGGTTGAGGCATGGAAGCCAGTGGTTGACGTTGTGCACGCGAAAGGGGCCATCTTCTTCTGCCAGATATGGCACCATGGCCGTGTTTCGCCACCTG AGTTCCAACCTAATGGGCAAGCTCCGATCTCAAGCACGGATAAGAAAGTCACACCTCAAGTTATCCATGATGGCAGTATCGTGGAGTTTGCGGCGCCTCGAAGTCTAAAAACAGTTGAAATACCCGACATTGTGAACGAATTCCGCATTGCCGCCAAAAACGCGATAAAAGCCG GATTTGACGGTGTGGAGATCCACGCAGCCAACGGGTATCTGATTGACCAGTTCATGAAGGATGGCATCAACGACCGCACCGACGAGTATGGCGGCAGCCTGGAGAACCGCTGTCTCTTCGCTGCGGAGGTCATTGTGGCCGTGGCTGCTGAGATCGGTGCAGATCGCCTCGGCGTGCGGCTCTCCCCATTTGCCGACTACATGGATTGCGTCGACTCTGACCCAGAGGCGCTCGCGCTGCACATGATATGCATCATGAACGGGATCGGGATCCTGTACTGCCACGTGGTCGAGCCTCGGATGTGCGTTAACGAAAACGATGGCAAATTGATGATCCCACACCGCCTGCTACCATTCAGAAAGGCGTTCAAGGGCACTTTCATGGTGAATGGAGGGTATGACAGAGAAGAAGGGGACAAGGCCATCGCCGACGGCTACGCCGACCTGGTCGCGTATGGGCGGCTCTTCTTGGCAAACCCTGACCTGCCTGAGAGGTTCAGGAAGAACGCGTCTTTGAACAAGTATGACAGGAGCACCTTTTACACCCCTGATCCTGTTGTTGGCTACACAGATTACCCTTTTCTTGATGCTGATGTTAAGGAAATACTTGAGTGA
- the LOC124707742 gene encoding 12-oxophytodienoate reductase 1-like isoform X2: MEATPLLSAHKMGEFNLTNRVVLAPLGRCRSYGSLPQPHNVLYYEQRAAQGVLLIAEANAVSETSRGYPHMPGLWSQEQVEAWKPVVDVVHAKGAIFFCQIWHHGRVSPPEFQPNGQAPISSTDKKVTPQVIHDGSIVEFAAPRSLKTVEIPDIVNEFRIAAKNAIKAANGYLIDQFMKDGINDRTDEYGGSLENRCLFAAEVIVAVAAEIGADRLGVRLSPFADYMDCVDSDPEALALHMICIMNGIGILYCHVVEPRMCVNENDGKLMIPHRLLPFRKAFKGTFMVNGGYDREEGDKAIADGYADLVAYGRLFLANPDLPERFRKNASLNKYDRSTFYTPDPVVGYTDYPFLDADVKEILE, translated from the exons ATGGAGGCGACTCCTCTCCTGTCGGCACACAAGATGGGTGAATTCAACCTGACGAACAG AGTTGTTCTAGCGCCACTGGGCCGGTGCAGGTCGTACGGGAGCCTTCCCCAGCCGCACAACGTTCTGTATTACGAGCAGAGGGCGGCGCAGGGCGTCCTCCTCATTGCGGAGGCCAACGCCGTGTCCGAGACCTCGCGGGGTTACCCACACATGCCTGGCCTGTGGAGCCAGGAGCAGGTTGAGGCATGGAAGCCAGTGGTTGACGTTGTGCACGCGAAAGGGGCCATCTTCTTCTGCCAGATATGGCACCATGGCCGTGTTTCGCCACCTG AGTTCCAACCTAATGGGCAAGCTCCGATCTCAAGCACGGATAAGAAAGTCACACCTCAAGTTATCCATGATGGCAGTATCGTGGAGTTTGCGGCGCCTCGAAGTCTAAAAACAGTTGAAATACCCGACATTGTGAACGAATTCCGCATTGCCGCCAAAAACGCGATAAAAGCCG CCAACGGGTATCTGATTGACCAGTTCATGAAGGATGGCATCAACGACCGCACCGACGAGTATGGCGGCAGCCTGGAGAACCGCTGTCTCTTCGCTGCGGAGGTCATTGTGGCCGTGGCTGCTGAGATCGGTGCAGATCGCCTCGGCGTGCGGCTCTCCCCATTTGCCGACTACATGGATTGCGTCGACTCTGACCCAGAGGCGCTCGCGCTGCACATGATATGCATCATGAACGGGATCGGGATCCTGTACTGCCACGTGGTCGAGCCTCGGATGTGCGTTAACGAAAACGATGGCAAATTGATGATCCCACACCGCCTGCTACCATTCAGAAAGGCGTTCAAGGGCACTTTCATGGTGAATGGAGGGTATGACAGAGAAGAAGGGGACAAGGCCATCGCCGACGGCTACGCCGACCTGGTCGCGTATGGGCGGCTCTTCTTGGCAAACCCTGACCTGCCTGAGAGGTTCAGGAAGAACGCGTCTTTGAACAAGTATGACAGGAGCACCTTTTACACCCCTGATCCTGTTGTTGGCTACACAGATTACCCTTTTCTTGATGCTGATGTTAAGGAAATACTTGAGTGA